In Dyadobacter subterraneus, a single genomic region encodes these proteins:
- a CDS encoding sensor histidine kinase — translation MITGKSKKVVTIFVHVLAWALFGFTLIFYHPLTWNVKLPGVFWAKQTAHLCILVILFYVNSYYFVPKYLLKNNPAPYTFWIIIATPVALYLLYNIENWLHVSEAMSHVMRRPGPPGRRGILDGFALMTVLLVLGISTSLAVIQRWQRDALLREDLEKQQIRSELSFLKAQINPHFFFNTLNNIYALSFTDVTMSRDALLKLSRMMRYLLYETQSDKAVLNNEISFLKDYIELMKLRLHGSTEVIFHEPKLLKDYSIAPMMLLPFIENAFKHGISAFQQTSILIEIEVENDILQLRVQNNVFHEKNALAMDSGGIGLTNTKRRLDLLYSGKHKLTIEDNKAENNFFIELQIDMS, via the coding sequence ATGATAACAGGAAAATCAAAAAAAGTAGTAACGATTTTCGTCCACGTACTTGCCTGGGCGTTGTTTGGTTTTACTTTGATATTTTATCATCCATTGACATGGAACGTAAAGTTGCCAGGTGTTTTTTGGGCCAAACAAACGGCTCATTTGTGTATTCTGGTGATTTTATTTTATGTCAATTCATATTATTTCGTACCTAAATATTTGCTTAAAAATAATCCGGCTCCCTATACTTTCTGGATTATAATTGCCACGCCAGTAGCACTTTATCTGCTCTACAATATTGAAAACTGGCTTCATGTTTCTGAGGCCATGAGTCATGTCATGAGACGACCCGGCCCACCTGGCAGAAGAGGAATTTTGGATGGTTTTGCACTCATGACCGTACTTTTGGTATTGGGAATCAGTACCAGTCTGGCCGTAATTCAACGCTGGCAGCGTGATGCACTGCTTCGGGAAGATCTGGAAAAACAGCAAATACGCTCGGAGCTTTCATTTCTGAAAGCACAGATAAATCCGCATTTTTTCTTTAATACCCTGAATAATATTTATGCATTGTCATTTACCGACGTTACCATGTCCCGTGATGCTTTGCTAAAATTGTCGAGAATGATGCGTTATCTGTTGTATGAAACACAGAGCGACAAAGCGGTTTTAAATAATGAGATTTCATTTTTGAAAGATTATATCGAGCTGATGAAACTGAGGCTGCATGGAAGTACGGAAGTGATTTTTCATGAACCCAAGCTGCTGAAAGATTATTCGATTGCACCCATGATGCTGTTGCCTTTTATCGAAAACGCATTCAAACATGGAATCAGCGCATTTCAGCAAACTTCTATTTTAATAGAAATTGAAGTGGAAAATGATATATTACAACTTCGGGTTCAAAATAACGTCTTTCACGAAAAGAATGCATTGGCTATGGATAGTGGTGGAATTGGTCTGACTAATACAAAAAGAAGACTGGATTTGCTATATTCAGGGAAGCATAAGCTTACCATTGAGGATAACAAGGCCGAAAATAATTTCTTTATCGAGTTGCAAATTGATATGTCATGA
- a CDS encoding family 43 glycosylhydrolase: MKLRLAFIIVLTVFSANVFCQTVDVKKESSNRYHNPVFEPILADPSVIKADDGWFYAYGTQDNWGDGNPGHLVAVVRSKNLTNWTFLKDAFLTKPDWKEKGGIWAPEVVKVNGKYHLYYAYSTWGDPNPGIGLAIADSPAGPFQDHGKLLLSSEVNVPNSIDPFFIEDNGSKYLFWGSYSDAPTQGTYGVKMSDDGKSIPDLNKKIKVAAGDFEAVMIHKRGEYYYFFGSRENCCDGAKSRYNVRVGRSKNLFGPYLDKEGKDLRERGSGTVLVHRTENIAGPGHNSRLITDSNGVDWMLYHAIDVKNPTVSSGANRRFLMLDKVTWKDGWPEILNAEPSMEEHEGPFFKL; this comes from the coding sequence ATGAAATTACGATTGGCGTTCATTATTGTCTTAACCGTTTTTTCGGCAAATGTTTTCTGCCAAACGGTTGATGTTAAAAAGGAAAGTTCTAACAGATATCACAATCCTGTTTTCGAACCGATTCTTGCAGATCCGTCGGTAATCAAAGCAGATGATGGCTGGTTTTATGCTTACGGAACGCAGGATAATTGGGGTGATGGAAATCCGGGACACCTGGTCGCAGTAGTTCGTTCGAAAAATCTGACTAACTGGACTTTTCTAAAAGATGCCTTTTTGACAAAACCTGATTGGAAAGAAAAAGGAGGAATCTGGGCTCCGGAAGTAGTGAAAGTAAATGGTAAGTATCATTTGTATTATGCCTATTCAACCTGGGGAGATCCAAATCCGGGAATTGGTTTGGCCATTGCAGATTCGCCTGCCGGTCCCTTTCAGGATCATGGAAAATTACTTTTAAGCTCCGAGGTTAATGTTCCAAATTCAATCGACCCGTTTTTTATCGAAGATAATGGCAGCAAGTATCTGTTTTGGGGAAGTTACAGTGACGCGCCGACACAAGGAACTTATGGCGTCAAAATGTCTGATGACGGAAAATCAATTCCTGATCTAAACAAGAAAATTAAAGTAGCGGCCGGAGATTTTGAAGCGGTTATGATTCATAAACGTGGTGAATACTATTACTTTTTTGGATCAAGAGAAAATTGCTGTGACGGTGCCAAAAGCAGATACAATGTACGCGTTGGCAGATCGAAAAATCTTTTTGGTCCTTATCTGGATAAAGAAGGAAAAGATTTGCGGGAACGAGGTTCAGGGACGGTGTTGGTACACAGAACCGAAAATATCGCAGGCCCCGGACATAACTCCCGGTTGATAACAGATTCCAACGGAGTTGATTGGATGTTGTATCATGCAATCGATGTGAAAAATCCAACGGTATCAAGCGGAGCTAATCGCAGGTTTTTAATGCTTGATAAAGTAACCTGGAAAGATGGTTGGCCGGAAATTTTAAACGCAGAACCAAGTATGGAAGAGCATGAAGGGCCTTTTTTCAAATTGTAA
- a CDS encoding cellulase family glycosylhydrolase encodes MKLLKTTVWALLIGLSFQSCAKKAEEKKEETSTEQKSESREIWTKEQAKEWYGKKDWIVGADFLPSTAINQLEMFQEASFDTATINKELGWAEGIGMNTMRVYLHDLLWQQDSTGFLKRLDTFLTIADKHKIKPVFVIFDSCWDPFPKLGTQRAPKPGVHNSGWVQSPGYDALKDSTQYPRLERYVKGVVKKFADDDRVLAWDIWNEPDNTNNSSYGKIELPNKVDYVLPLMKKAFGWARSVNPEQPLTAGVWAGDWTSHETLKPIEKASIDESDVVTFHNYEDAKDFEKRIKQLQQYDRPIICTEYMSRGNGSFFETSLPIAKKYNVGAINWGLVDGKSQTIYPWESWKKTYTSEPPLWFHDIFRKDGTPYKKAEVDLIKQLTARK; translated from the coding sequence ATGAAATTATTAAAAACGACAGTCTGGGCATTACTTATTGGCCTTTCCTTCCAAAGCTGCGCGAAGAAAGCGGAGGAAAAAAAGGAAGAAACCTCAACAGAACAAAAATCAGAATCCAGAGAAATCTGGACAAAAGAGCAGGCCAAAGAATGGTATGGCAAAAAAGACTGGATTGTTGGTGCCGACTTTTTACCAAGCACAGCCATCAATCAGCTTGAAATGTTTCAGGAAGCTTCTTTTGATACTGCAACAATTAATAAAGAATTGGGCTGGGCAGAAGGAATTGGCATGAATACGATGCGGGTTTATCTTCACGATCTTTTATGGCAGCAGGATTCTACCGGATTTTTGAAAAGACTGGATACTTTCCTTACCATTGCAGATAAACATAAAATCAAACCAGTTTTCGTGATCTTCGATTCCTGCTGGGATCCTTTTCCAAAATTAGGAACACAACGCGCGCCAAAGCCGGGCGTTCATAATTCAGGATGGGTACAAAGTCCGGGTTATGACGCTTTGAAAGACAGTACGCAATATCCTCGCCTGGAACGATATGTAAAAGGTGTTGTGAAAAAATTTGCTGACGACGATCGCGTTTTGGCATGGGATATCTGGAATGAGCCGGATAATACAAATAACAGTTCGTATGGAAAAATTGAACTTCCTAATAAAGTGGATTACGTATTGCCACTTATGAAAAAAGCTTTTGGCTGGGCAAGATCTGTAAATCCTGAACAACCATTAACTGCTGGCGTTTGGGCAGGCGACTGGACTTCACACGAAACTTTGAAACCAATCGAAAAGGCAAGCATCGATGAATCGGATGTGGTTACTTTCCATAACTATGAAGACGCGAAGGATTTTGAAAAGCGAATCAAACAATTGCAGCAATATGATCGTCCAATAATTTGTACTGAATATATGTCGCGCGGGAATGGCAGTTTCTTCGAAACTTCTTTACCAATTGCCAAGAAATATAATGTGGGTGCGATCAACTGGGGATTGGTTGATGGTAAATCACAAACCATTTATCCATGGGAAAGCTGGAAAAAAACGTATACCAGTGAACCACCACTTTGGTTTCACGATATTTTCAGAAAAGATGGAACGCCATATAAAAAAGCAGAAGTCGACCTGATAAAACAACTTACAGCACGTAAGTAA
- a CDS encoding aminotransferase class V-fold PLP-dependent enzyme, with protein sequence MSLTFFTPGPAQLYPTFEKHLQTFVSEQLGSISHRSQQYRDLHKFTVDQVRTLLNVPDSHAILFLGSASEAWERILFSCVELESFHLVNGSFSKKFYDYSVGLCKYAHSQEKPMGEGFSASEIVVPEYAELICTTHNETSSGVQMPVSEIHKLKQKYPDKLIAVDIVSSAPYPDLDFNLIDTAFFSVQKAFGLPAGLGVWIVNEKCLRKSEEIKKQYSIGAHNDLPTLWKNAQNNETPATPNVMGIYLLGKIAEDFNKIGVKNIRKETEQKADLLYKFIESTNGFTSFVKDKKYRSQTVIVTNTEQPSADIIKAIKAKGMVIGSGYGQFKSSQLRIANFPATSLEQVQSLIQELKAL encoded by the coding sequence ATGTCACTAACATTTTTCACACCAGGTCCCGCGCAGCTTTACCCGACATTTGAAAAACATTTACAGACTTTTGTAAGTGAGCAGTTGGGTTCAATTTCGCACCGCAGCCAACAGTATCGTGATCTTCATAAATTTACGGTTGATCAGGTTCGTACGCTTTTGAATGTTCCCGATTCCCATGCCATATTATTTCTTGGTTCTGCGTCAGAAGCCTGGGAACGTATTTTATTTAGTTGTGTGGAGCTTGAAAGTTTTCATTTGGTGAATGGATCTTTCTCGAAAAAATTCTATGATTACTCTGTTGGCTTGTGCAAATATGCGCACAGTCAGGAAAAGCCAATGGGTGAAGGTTTCAGTGCTTCTGAAATCGTAGTTCCTGAATACGCAGAATTGATCTGTACAACGCATAATGAGACAAGTTCTGGTGTGCAAATGCCGGTTTCAGAAATTCATAAACTGAAACAAAAATATCCTGATAAACTTATCGCAGTGGATATTGTATCGTCTGCACCTTATCCGGATCTTGATTTTAATTTAATCGACACCGCGTTTTTCTCAGTTCAGAAAGCATTTGGTTTACCGGCAGGGCTGGGTGTTTGGATTGTGAATGAAAAATGTTTGAGGAAATCCGAAGAAATCAAGAAACAATATTCAATCGGTGCGCACAATGATTTGCCAACGCTTTGGAAAAATGCACAAAACAATGAAACACCTGCGACGCCAAACGTAATGGGGATTTATTTGTTGGGCAAAATAGCGGAGGATTTTAACAAAATCGGTGTGAAAAATATCCGTAAAGAAACTGAACAAAAGGCAGATCTTCTTTACAAGTTTATTGAAAGTACGAACGGTTTTACATCTTTTGTAAAAGATAAAAAATACAGATCTCAAACGGTTATTGTAACCAATACAGAACAGCCATCGGCTGATATTATTAAAGCAATCAAAGCAAAAGGAATGGTTATTGGAAGCGGTTATGGCCAGTTTAAATCGTCTCAATTACGGATTGCTAATTTCCCGGCCACATCTTTGGAACAAGTCCAGTCGTTAATCCAGGAGTTGAAAGCTTTATAA
- a CDS encoding T9SS C-terminal target domain-containing protein: MIKYCQISLKILILSFVASYSFAQTNYMQVDFPDVSQFTNLITTNATLSKFEYGPPGYMDMVRTQATNGGLLRALRATPFSPNPETLYIQITFSVEEISVADVNALYFYSGENFSPTNSTFPANSTLFSRFSVDFLASSFVIHDIQTNKKSNPLPLHTPVTVTWLLNNSADGQIYRKPETAANPQYKVMPGKYDLWINDELVAYEASAYPGAGAYTTTKLSNFEIRFWTGVGRIRFANLRIRDITNILLLRNDN, from the coding sequence ATGATTAAATATTGCCAGATATCTTTGAAAATATTGATTCTCTCATTTGTTGCCAGTTACTCTTTTGCCCAGACAAATTACATGCAGGTTGATTTTCCAGATGTGAGCCAGTTTACCAACCTGATTACAACAAATGCGACACTTTCAAAATTTGAATATGGTCCTCCTGGTTATATGGATATGGTCAGGACACAAGCTACAAATGGCGGTTTGCTGAGAGCACTCCGTGCCACACCTTTCTCTCCAAATCCGGAGACATTGTATATTCAGATAACATTTAGCGTAGAGGAAATCAGCGTGGCAGATGTGAACGCGCTTTATTTTTATTCTGGTGAAAATTTTTCACCGACCAATAGCACATTTCCTGCCAACAGTACTTTATTCAGCAGGTTCTCTGTTGATTTTCTAGCGTCTTCATTCGTAATACACGACATTCAGACGAATAAAAAAAGCAATCCCTTACCACTCCACACACCGGTAACAGTTACCTGGCTGCTCAATAATTCTGCTGACGGACAGATTTACAGGAAACCCGAAACTGCGGCCAATCCTCAATATAAAGTGATGCCTGGAAAATATGATCTTTGGATAAATGACGAATTGGTTGCATACGAAGCCAGTGCTTATCCAGGGGCAGGAGCTTATACCACAACAAAACTCTCAAATTTTGAAATCCGTTTTTGGACCGGAGTAGGGAGAATCCGTTTTGCAAATTTACGGATCAGAGATATTACCAATATCTTGCTTTTACGGAATGATAACTGA
- a CDS encoding RNA polymerase sigma factor, whose translation MTHLKDVPDDKIIWQRFLAGEVEAFDHLMKLHFRTLFHYGSKFSRDKEFVKDNIQDLFLVLWERRQNLSSDIAVKPYMMASLRRLMHRSALSKPILADTSVENTNGNFDIEFSVEEEYIENESSLVVTQKLKKLLDELPLRQKEVVYLKFFQEMDRSQISEVMNISPQTVSNLLQIAIKQLKRHWKSELLILIFIHFLI comes from the coding sequence ATGACTCACTTGAAAGATGTTCCGGATGATAAAATCATCTGGCAGCGGTTTCTTGCCGGGGAAGTAGAAGCATTTGATCACCTGATGAAACTTCATTTCCGTACCTTATTTCATTATGGAAGCAAGTTTTCCAGGGATAAGGAATTTGTGAAGGATAATATTCAGGATTTGTTCCTTGTGTTGTGGGAGCGGCGGCAGAATCTTAGCAGTGACATCGCCGTTAAACCGTATATGATGGCCTCGCTTCGCCGTCTTATGCACAGAAGTGCCTTATCAAAACCGATTTTGGCAGATACTTCTGTTGAAAATACCAATGGTAATTTTGACATAGAATTTTCAGTAGAAGAAGAATATATTGAAAATGAATCCAGCCTTGTTGTAACACAAAAACTAAAAAAGCTGCTCGATGAACTTCCATTGAGGCAAAAGGAAGTGGTGTATTTGAAATTTTTCCAGGAAATGGACAGAAGCCAAATTTCCGAGGTAATGAATATTTCTCCGCAGACCGTTTCCAATCTTCTCCAAATTGCAATAAAACAGTTGAAAAGGCACTGGAAATCAGAGCTTTTAATTCTGATTTTTATTCACTTCCTTATATAA
- a CDS encoding sulfatase family protein, with amino-acid sequence MKLITQPVIPTIRFKNHSVKVFTFFIIISTLFSSTIFAQKKQKPNVIFIYADDLGYGDLSSYGATKISTPNIDRLAKEGLKFTNAHTTSGTCTPSRYALMTGNYPWRKKGTGVLPGNASLIIPIDKITLPQVFQNAGYKTGAVGKWHLGLGSPGKDINWNKSLQVGPNEVGFDYAYFFPATSDRVPTVFIENHNIVGYDKEDPIEVNYKEKVGKEPTGKENPELLKLQSSPDHGHNNTIVNGIGRIGFMSGGKQARWADEEIAHVFLSKAEQFIEENQKNPFFLYFSLNDIHVPRMPSTEFKGKSKMGLRGDVILQMDWTVGEILKKLKALDLEENTLVIFSSDNGPVLDDGYADKAVELAAGHKPAGVLRGGKYSAFEGGSRVPWLARWPEVIKPGTVSNALICQIDLLSSFAKFFQQKIEDTDATDSFVVMDALIGKDKIGRESIVKQGGALSFTKGNWKYIEPNNNEPFNKLTGTELGNDSKPQLYDLSKDLGEKTNLAGQYPNKVKLMAEELAKIKEAGGSR; translated from the coding sequence ATGAAGTTAATTACTCAACCAGTTATACCTACAATTCGATTTAAGAATCATTCGGTTAAAGTTTTTACTTTTTTCATAATTATTTCCACGCTGTTTTCGTCAACTATTTTTGCACAAAAAAAGCAAAAACCCAATGTCATATTTATTTATGCTGACGACCTGGGTTATGGAGATTTGAGTTCATATGGAGCTACCAAAATCAGTACACCTAATATTGACCGGCTTGCCAAAGAAGGGTTGAAATTTACAAATGCACATACCACTTCTGGAACTTGTACACCTTCACGTTATGCATTAATGACAGGGAATTACCCATGGCGAAAAAAAGGAACCGGTGTTTTGCCTGGAAATGCTTCGCTGATAATTCCCATTGACAAAATTACATTGCCGCAGGTTTTTCAAAATGCAGGTTATAAAACCGGAGCTGTTGGGAAATGGCATTTGGGATTAGGATCACCCGGTAAAGATATCAACTGGAACAAATCGCTTCAAGTTGGCCCGAATGAGGTTGGCTTTGATTATGCCTATTTTTTTCCGGCGACGTCTGATAGAGTTCCAACTGTTTTTATTGAAAATCATAACATTGTTGGCTACGACAAAGAAGACCCCATCGAGGTTAATTATAAAGAAAAAGTTGGGAAAGAGCCTACGGGGAAAGAGAATCCTGAATTATTGAAATTACAATCTTCCCCGGATCACGGGCATAATAATACGATTGTGAATGGTATTGGCCGGATTGGTTTTATGAGTGGAGGGAAACAGGCGCGTTGGGCAGATGAAGAAATTGCCCATGTTTTTTTAAGTAAAGCAGAACAGTTTATCGAGGAGAATCAGAAAAATCCTTTTTTCCTGTATTTTTCACTAAATGATATTCACGTTCCACGAATGCCAAGTACGGAATTCAAGGGAAAAAGTAAAATGGGATTGCGTGGTGATGTGATCTTACAAATGGATTGGACGGTTGGCGAAATCCTGAAAAAACTTAAAGCACTTGACCTGGAAGAAAATACATTGGTTATTTTTTCGAGTGATAACGGTCCGGTACTGGATGATGGTTATGCCGATAAAGCGGTAGAATTGGCAGCCGGACACAAACCTGCCGGCGTTTTGCGTGGCGGTAAATACAGCGCTTTCGAGGGTGGAAGCCGTGTGCCCTGGCTGGCACGCTGGCCGGAAGTGATCAAACCTGGAACGGTTTCAAATGCATTAATTTGCCAGATTGATCTGTTATCATCGTTCGCCAAATTTTTTCAGCAAAAAATTGAAGACACCGATGCGACCGACAGTTTTGTGGTAATGGATGCGCTAATTGGAAAAGATAAAATAGGGCGGGAAAGTATTGTGAAGCAAGGTGGCGCACTTTCATTTACAAAAGGAAATTGGAAATATATTGAACCAAATAATAATGAACCGTTTAATAAACTTACCGGTACTGAGCTGGGAAATGACTCCAAACCACAGTTGTATGATTTGAGTAAAGATCTTGGCGAGAAAACCAATCTGGCAGGTCAATATCCGAATAAGGTTAAACTGATGGCCGAGGAACTTGCAAAGATCAAAGAAGCCGGAGGTAGTCGTTGA
- a CDS encoding putative toxin-antitoxin system toxin component, PIN family yields the protein MRNKPRFVFDTNALISVALLPKNVNKLALKKAEVIGDIVFSNETLSELKSVLIRTKFDRYVTLIERLEFLDRLEARYQKINVTSNFMDCRDSKDNKFLNLAFDSEAAAIISGDKDLLVLDPYKNIRILNATDFLNLF from the coding sequence ATGAGGAATAAACCACGTTTTGTTTTTGATACTAATGCACTTATTAGTGTTGCACTTTTACCAAAAAACGTCAATAAATTAGCGTTAAAAAAAGCTGAGGTAATTGGAGATATTGTCTTTTCAAACGAAACGCTTTCAGAATTAAAATCTGTACTAATAAGAACCAAGTTTGACCGATATGTAACATTAATTGAACGCCTGGAATTTTTAGATCGCCTTGAAGCCCGGTATCAAAAAATAAATGTGACGAGTAATTTTATGGATTGCAGGGATAGTAAGGATAACAAATTTTTGAATCTTGCATTTGATTCGGAAGCTGCGGCTATAATAAGCGGTGATAAAGATTTGTTAGTACTGGATCCTTATAAAAATATACGAATTTTGAATGCCACAGACTTCTTAAATCTGTTTTAA
- a CDS encoding LytR/AlgR family response regulator transcription factor, giving the protein MKINCIAVDDEPLALGLISAFIKQTAFLDLKGQYSNAVQALNAIHSEDIQLVFLDIQMPELNGMELARVLSQTISAPKVIFTTAYNQFAIEGYKVDALDYLLKPFGYEEFLRAANKAKNHFEGLVQNQALPESQDDKYLFVKADYKLVRIDFDNILYIESLKDYIKIHLVNSTHPVVSLSSLKAIEEKLPASRFMRIHRSFVVAIDKVDSITKSTVQLGSTNISVGDQYKDAFKELLLRWG; this is encoded by the coding sequence ATGAAAATAAATTGTATAGCCGTCGATGATGAGCCGTTGGCACTTGGCCTGATCAGCGCTTTTATTAAGCAAACAGCGTTTCTGGATTTAAAGGGACAATACTCAAATGCTGTTCAGGCACTTAATGCCATTCACTCAGAAGACATTCAGCTTGTGTTTCTGGATATTCAAATGCCGGAATTAAATGGCATGGAACTGGCCAGAGTATTAAGTCAGACGATTTCTGCGCCGAAAGTCATCTTCACTACCGCATACAATCAATTTGCTATTGAAGGGTATAAAGTAGACGCACTGGATTACCTGCTGAAACCATTCGGCTACGAGGAATTTTTGCGCGCTGCCAATAAAGCAAAGAATCATTTTGAAGGATTGGTGCAAAATCAGGCACTGCCGGAAAGTCAGGATGATAAATATTTATTTGTTAAAGCAGATTATAAATTAGTCAGGATAGATTTTGACAATATTTTGTATATTGAATCGCTGAAAGATTATATCAAAATCCATTTAGTTAATTCAACCCATCCGGTCGTTTCATTAAGTAGTTTGAAAGCTATCGAAGAAAAACTTCCGGCTTCCAGATTTATGAGAATTCACCGGTCATTTGTAGTAGCAATTGATAAGGTTGATTCAATTACGAAAAGTACTGTCCAGTTGGGTTCTACAAATATTTCGGTAGGGGATCAGTACAAGGATGCTTTTAAGGAATTATTACTGCGTTGGGGTTGA
- a CDS encoding Ig-like domain-containing protein encodes MRIVTFTIMVLLILPALAFAQSGAKPVSICKGTTLKLKAESSNASSYEWHKNGVIVSGQTGKELVVSDEASYTVLALNAEGCTSDISIAITLSYNVPSAVDDRMSGKNTEVIILDVLQNDQSLCAALDTTTMVVKALPAHGRVYKSKGRFLYRSDKDYEGEDKFTYTVKDQSGQSANVATVTVDVRSVPLPVTLIGFDVVREGLTSLLTWITSTELNSDYFEIERSTDAKNWINLGVVRAVGNSNANSNYNFVDSIPESGLNYYRLKMVDLDGTFAYSRIKSVNFPEFSWAKLYPNPVNDVLQVVISNRKVRKIRLIDSYGRVMFDGQVSSASMRVDMKSYVPGTYLIHLEQEDGMVRVFKIVHLN; translated from the coding sequence ATGAGAATCGTAACCTTTACTATAATGGTTCTGCTGATTTTGCCCGCTCTTGCCTTTGCGCAGAGCGGTGCAAAACCGGTTTCTATATGTAAGGGAACAACGTTGAAGTTAAAAGCGGAGTCATCTAATGCCAGCAGTTATGAATGGCATAAAAACGGAGTAATTGTTTCCGGGCAGACTGGTAAGGAACTTGTCGTTTCGGATGAAGCAAGTTATACTGTTTTGGCTTTGAACGCCGAGGGTTGCACCTCTGATATTTCAATTGCTATCACACTTTCATACAATGTGCCATCTGCCGTAGACGACAGAATGTCTGGCAAAAACACCGAGGTTATTATCCTTGATGTCTTACAAAACGATCAGTCACTTTGCGCAGCTTTAGACACTACTACTATGGTAGTGAAAGCTTTACCAGCGCATGGGCGGGTTTACAAAAGTAAGGGCAGATTTTTGTACAGGTCTGATAAGGACTATGAGGGAGAGGATAAGTTTACTTACACCGTTAAGGACCAAAGTGGTCAATCTGCGAACGTCGCAACTGTAACGGTAGATGTTCGCTCGGTTCCTTTGCCTGTTACGTTGATAGGATTTGATGTGGTTAGAGAAGGCTTAACCTCGTTGCTTACCTGGATTACCTCAACAGAACTGAACAGCGACTATTTTGAAATTGAACGGAGTACAGATGCGAAGAACTGGATCAATTTGGGTGTTGTCCGTGCGGTGGGTAATAGCAATGCAAACAGCAATTACAATTTTGTGGACAGCATACCCGAATCAGGATTGAATTATTATCGTTTAAAGATGGTCGATCTGGATGGTACTTTTGCTTACAGTCGAATAAAATCGGTGAATTTCCCCGAATTTTCCTGGGCAAAACTGTATCCTAATCCTGTCAACGATGTCCTGCAAGTCGTCATTAGCAATAGAAAAGTCCGAAAGATTCGTTTGATTGATTCCTACGGCCGTGTTATGTTTGACGGACAGGTTTCTTCTGCATCGATGAGAGTTGACATGAAATCTTATGTTCCCGGAACTTATCTTATTCACCTGGAACAGGAAGATGGCATGGTGCGCGTTTTTAAAATTGTTCATCTAAATTAA